The genomic interval CAGCTCGATGAAGGACTTAATACCATGGCTGCACTGATTCAGGCCGCACCGCTTCTGGGGTTGTTTGGAACTGTAATGGGGATGATACGGACCTTTACACTTATAACATCCTTTGGTACTGCCAATCCTGTGGTGTTAACTGAAGGAATCACGATCTCTCTTCTCACAACTCAGGCTGGGCTTCTTGTCGCATTTCCATCTATGCTTTTCCATAACTATGTTGTGGGAAGGAAAAACGCACTTGTTCAGGAGATAATTGCTCATAGTGAGGCTGTTATCTCGGGCATGTCAACGGAGAAAAGTAAAGATGAATTATGATGAATATGGACTGATCGGTAAAAAGTCAGCTAATGCAGAGGTAAATATCGGACCTCTTCTGGATATGGTTTTCATACTGCTTATATTTTTTGTGGTAACCACCAATTTCAACCGTGAGACCGGTGTCGATGTCACCAAACCAAGTGCCCAGAATGCGGTGACACTGGGAGAAAAAACAATACTTGTGGGCGTTTCCCGTGAGGGGACAATTCATGTCCATGGGAGGCAGGTTACACCAGAAGCGCTTTTGAGTATTCTTAGCAGAGAAGTCACTCAGCGTCCCGATGTTTCGGTCGTTATAGTGGGTGATGTAGGTTCAACACTGGGAAGAACAGTTGAGATTATGGACATCTCTGCAAGAGCCGGGATCTCACAGGTCTCGGTATCTGCAGATAAAAATTAGAGAATGGTTGTGCATGGTTCTTAAGAATTATTTAAAAATTCAGGGTATTAAGATTACCTGCATGGCAGTTGCACTAAGTGCTTCATTTTTGCTGTTTTCTGTACTGCCCTTTACACGTACACTAATCGACATAGATTCTGAACGCAAAGCAGATGCTCCGCGCAGTGTCCCGGTTGTAATGCAGCGCATTGTGGAGCAGCGGGAGCTGAGCGATCAGCCCATGCGTCAGGTAA from Chitinispirillum alkaliphilum carries:
- a CDS encoding MotA/TolQ/ExbB proton channel family protein, with translation MLYYIYDYYASNGGIVNGAIFLVAVLTLYTGLRKLLQYHAYRSIKKGYSDTPGVIKTMASVDIWFSAHEGSSVLNYRNIFRERLIEVSSQLDEGLNTMAALIQAAPLLGLFGTVMGMIRTFTLITSFGTANPVVLTEGITISLLTTQAGLLVAFPSMLFHNYVVGRKNALVQEIIAHSEAVISGMSTEKSKDEL
- a CDS encoding Biopolymer transport protein ExbD/TolR; this encodes MNYDEYGLIGKKSANAEVNIGPLLDMVFILLIFFVVTTNFNRETGVDVTKPSAQNAVTLGEKTILVGVSREGTIHVHGRQVTPEALLSILSREVTQRPDVSVVIVGDVGSTLGRTVEIMDISARAGISQVSVSADKN